The DNA window aAGAATTAAATGGATCTtttactatatatatatgggaaattgaaagataagAGTCATAGATAACCGTATCAGCACCACGACGATATCATGTTTTTTTCCGGTCTCTGTTGGCGTGGATAGCCACAGATTCTCGATGATTGTAACTTGCACTATACTGTCAGTTCTCCGTGGAATTCGATTCCGCCTCCGGCTTCGATTGCACAATTGCTACTTTGAAACAAGCCAGGCCCCACAATAGATGCACCGCACCGACAGACGCCGTGACATGGTATTTCGTAAGTTGGGTCTTATTCTTGTAAGCCCTCATTTCTCTCTTCTCTTTGTTTGTCTCACCAATCTTAGctaggaaaaaaaaagaaaagagcagcacatcaacttttttttgccttCTCTCCCAATGAGGATCGGTCTCGCTAGGTAACAGACCATATACAGTTACGTtatgaattatatatatatatttattttcaattttaattaCAACTCAGTTGTAATCATTTATGTATACAAGAAAAAGGGAAGCGTTTACTGCTACGAAATGCATCAACATAAGAGAAATGCAAAGTTCGTACTGGGGACTATAGTAGTATTAGTCTTCATATTCACCATATATAGATCTGGGAGATCTAGTACTGCTCCTATTACGGTTATGGACATGAAGTTGGAACAAGAGGCCTTTTCTACGGATGACGAAACGTCTGAAAACCCTTCTTTGACTTCCCCCGTTTCAAGTCAAGATGctttagaagaagaggagCTTCGAGTTAAACAGGAAATtatcaatgaaagaaaaaaatcaaaatatgataAGTTTGGATATGATACTGTTCAAGGATCCATGGTGGCTTCATTCGCTAATTTTGGTTATAGACCAAATGCTGTCCTCATACAATTCATTTCTAATGCTGATTTAAATGACGTTATCGCAAGTTTAAAATCCGTcgaaaataaatttaataaatggTACAATTATCCATGGTTATTTGTAAGTGTAACAggtgaagaatttgatgatttagaaTTTATGGAAGAGGTTAAATCGATCACTAATGATAACATcagttttgaaattgttaatGATGATTGGTTTTGGAGTTACCCAGATTGGATCGAtatgaataaaatttctgatTCTAGAGTTAAATTAAGCGAGTTCCCCAATGGTGATTCCAATTGGTTTAGACATTATTCTCGTTATTTTACAGGGTTTTTCTATCAGGAACCTTACATGAGAGGTTATGATTGGTATTGGAAAATTGAGCCAGGTATGGAATTATTATGTGATTTAGACATTGA is part of the Kazachstania africana CBS 2517 chromosome 1, complete genome genome and encodes:
- the KTR6 gene encoding putative mannosyltransferase (similar to Saccharomyces cerevisiae KRE2 (YDR483W) and KTR6 (YPL053C); ancestral locus Anc_8.505), which translates into the protein MHQHKRNAKFVLGTIVVLVFIFTIYRSGRSSTAPITVMDMKLEQEAFSTDDETSENPSLTSPVSSQDALEEEELRVKQEIINERKKSKYDKFGYDTVQGSMVASFANFGYRPNAVLIQFISNADLNDVIASLKSVENKFNKWYNYPWLFVSVTGEEFDDLEFMEEVKSITNDNISFEIVNDDWFWSYPDWIDMNKISDSRVKLSEFPNGDSNWFRHYSRYFTGFFYQEPYMRGYDWYWKIEPGMELLCDLDIDLFRWMQDNEVAFSFIASFKESKELVENLGQTVKKFVEKFPDYVDSNNFIKFLCNDNDCNNFNLCQFDENFQIANLNFFRSKTFEEFFRFLDVNGGIYYNRWSTGAIQTVAASLFLPKKQIKFFDYMGYAEKDSKFYNCPTDNDLWKNYNCDCDPGLDFTFHKDSCTAKYYDIMDIKKPDNWDKH